One stretch of Pedobacter riviphilus DNA includes these proteins:
- a CDS encoding carbonic anhydrase produces MNVEEVFKNNEKWIAEKLAINPDYFTELSKGQSPEFLYIGCSDSRVTAEDLMGIQPGQAFVHRNVANLVNNVDLNVMTVLNYAVRHLKVNHIVVCGHYNCGGVKAAMQPADLGILNPWLRNIRDVYRIHKDELNAIEDEGARYNRLVELNVQEQCVNLLKTAAVQEAIAERGLTVHGWVFDIHTGRLIDLKIDFEKILKDIKEIYNLY; encoded by the coding sequence ATGAATGTAGAAGAAGTTTTTAAGAACAACGAAAAATGGATTGCCGAGAAATTGGCCATTAATCCTGATTATTTTACTGAATTATCGAAAGGTCAAAGCCCTGAGTTTTTGTACATCGGGTGTTCTGATAGCCGTGTTACTGCAGAAGATTTAATGGGCATACAACCAGGTCAGGCTTTTGTACACCGGAATGTGGCCAACCTGGTAAACAATGTGGATTTAAACGTAATGACCGTTTTAAATTATGCCGTACGCCACTTAAAAGTAAACCATATTGTGGTTTGTGGCCACTATAATTGTGGCGGCGTTAAAGCAGCCATGCAACCTGCAGATTTAGGTATATTAAATCCTTGGTTAAGAAATATCCGCGACGTATACCGTATCCACAAAGATGAGTTAAATGCCATTGAAGATGAAGGCGCACGCTACAACAGACTGGTAGAACTGAATGTTCAGGAGCAATGCGTTAACCTATTAAAAACCGCAGCAGTGCAAGAAGCAATTGCAGAACGAGGTTTAACCGTTCATGGTTGGGTATTTGACATCCATACAGGCAGGTTAATCGACCTAAAAATCGATTTCGAAAAGATTTTGAAGGATATTAAGGAGATTTATAACCTTTATTAG
- a CDS encoding HAD family hydrolase: MKNQITVIAFDADDTLWVNEPYFRETEEQFAGLLEDFMPRHSILAELYKTEMVNLPLYGYGIKGFMLSMTETAMKISLGKIDPIIVEKILELGKEMLNKPVVLLDGVEEVLKTLTGKYKLVIATKGDLLDQQRKLTKSGLDHYFHHIEIMSDKQEKDYQKLIKHLDCKPEEFLMLGNSLKSDVLPVLNIGAHAVHIPFHTTWVHEHIDHAIEHANFYQMESLSEVLPKLIE, from the coding sequence ATGAAAAATCAAATTACTGTAATTGCTTTTGATGCTGATGATACCCTTTGGGTAAATGAACCTTATTTCCGCGAAACGGAAGAACAGTTTGCAGGTCTTTTAGAAGATTTTATGCCTCGACACAGTATTTTGGCAGAACTTTATAAAACTGAAATGGTCAATTTACCACTTTATGGTTATGGAATTAAAGGTTTTATGTTGAGTATGACCGAAACTGCCATGAAAATTTCTTTAGGGAAAATTGACCCAATAATTGTAGAGAAAATACTCGAACTGGGAAAAGAAATGCTCAATAAGCCAGTTGTATTACTTGATGGGGTAGAAGAGGTATTAAAAACCTTAACTGGAAAATATAAACTTGTTATAGCTACCAAAGGCGATTTACTAGATCAGCAACGAAAATTGACGAAATCAGGACTGGATCATTATTTTCATCATATCGAAATTATGAGCGATAAACAGGAAAAAGATTATCAAAAACTGATTAAACACCTGGATTGTAAACCTGAGGAGTTTTTAATGTTGGGTAATTCCTTGAAATCGGATGTTTTACCTGTATTGAATATTGGTGCACATGCCGTTCACATTCCTTTCCATACCACATGGGTGCATGAGCATATCGATCATGCCATTGAACATGCAAATTTTTATCAGATGGAAAGTCTATCTGAAGTTTTACCAAAATTAATTGAATGA
- a CDS encoding SDR family NAD(P)-dependent oxidoreductase — MSNIFNLAGKTALVTGCKRGIGKAMALALAEAGADIIGVSASLELQGSTVEKEVLALGRKFYAYQCDFGKRENTLAFAAQVKADHPVIDILVNNAGTILRQPIAEHSDEYWDEVIAVNQTAPFILTREIGREMIARGSGKVIFTASLLSFQGGITVPGYAASKGAIASLTKAFANEWASKGVNVNAIAPGYIATDNTSALREDQDRSTSILSRIPAGRWGTPEDFKGPTIFLASTASDYVHGTILTVDGGWMGR, encoded by the coding sequence ATGTCTAACATATTTAATTTAGCAGGTAAAACTGCATTAGTTACTGGCTGTAAAAGAGGAATAGGAAAAGCGATGGCTTTAGCTTTAGCCGAGGCAGGTGCCGATATTATCGGCGTTTCTGCAAGTCTCGAACTTCAGGGCAGTACGGTAGAAAAAGAAGTTTTAGCACTTGGCAGAAAGTTTTATGCTTACCAGTGTGATTTTGGTAAACGCGAAAATACCCTGGCTTTTGCCGCTCAGGTAAAAGCCGATCATCCTGTTATAGATATTTTGGTAAATAATGCAGGAACGATTTTACGTCAGCCAATTGCAGAGCACTCTGATGAATATTGGGATGAAGTAATTGCGGTAAACCAAACGGCACCGTTTATTTTAACGCGCGAAATTGGTAGAGAAATGATTGCAAGAGGAAGTGGAAAAGTAATTTTCACCGCATCATTACTATCATTCCAAGGTGGTATTACCGTTCCCGGTTATGCAGCGAGTAAAGGGGCAATTGCATCTTTAACAAAAGCTTTTGCCAACGAGTGGGCATCAAAAGGCGTAAATGTGAATGCAATTGCACCTGGTTATATCGCAACCGATAATACTTCTGCTTTACGCGAAGATCAGGATAGAAGTACTTCTATATTATCGCGTATACCAGCCGGAAGATGGGGAACGCCGGAAGATTTTAAGGGACCAACAATATTCCTGGCCTCAACAGCCAGTGATTATGTTCATGGAACAATCTTAACCGTTGATGGCGGTTGGATGGGAAGGTAA
- a CDS encoding glycoside hydrolase family 88 protein, giving the protein MKKINLAVALLILGSSISSAQTTKKPMAQLINDEFKFAADQYKILAKNIPEGKTPQSFEKGKSVNYDIKWWCSGFYSGSLWYIYEQTKDQNIKKEAEAALKVIEPNQTYTGNHDLGFMMYCSFGNAYRLTGKAEYKAVIQRSAESLATRYRPVVKSIQSWNKSKMWECPVIIDNMMNLEMMNWASDNGGDKKYKEIAVTHANTTLKNHFRPDFSSFHVVDYNPQTGEVIKKATWQGAANCSAWARGQGWALYGYTMMYRFTKDETYLKQAKGIAHFILNHPNLPADKIPFWDFDAQGIPFAKRDASAGALMASALLELGQYTSGSEKTEFKSAAETMIYSLSSNAYHAKLGENGGFLLMHSTGAYPLNSEIDVPLIYADYYYLEALARYKKWYL; this is encoded by the coding sequence ATGAAAAAAATCAACCTCGCTGTCGCATTACTGATATTAGGCAGTTCAATTTCATCTGCCCAAACCACCAAGAAGCCAATGGCGCAGTTAATTAACGATGAATTTAAATTCGCGGCCGACCAATATAAAATACTTGCTAAAAATATACCTGAAGGTAAAACACCCCAAAGTTTCGAAAAAGGTAAATCTGTCAACTACGATATTAAGTGGTGGTGCAGTGGCTTTTATTCGGGCAGTTTGTGGTACATATACGAGCAAACTAAAGATCAGAATATTAAAAAAGAGGCAGAAGCAGCCTTAAAAGTAATAGAACCGAACCAAACCTATACCGGAAACCACGATTTAGGTTTTATGATGTACTGCAGCTTTGGCAATGCTTACCGTTTAACGGGCAAAGCAGAATATAAAGCAGTCATTCAGCGTTCGGCAGAATCTTTAGCAACGCGCTATCGCCCGGTTGTAAAATCAATCCAATCGTGGAACAAAAGCAAAATGTGGGAGTGCCCGGTAATTATTGATAATATGATGAATCTTGAAATGATGAACTGGGCAAGCGATAATGGAGGAGATAAAAAATATAAAGAAATTGCTGTTACACATGCCAACACTACTTTAAAAAACCATTTCCGCCCCGATTTTAGTTCTTTTCATGTGGTAGATTATAATCCGCAGACGGGTGAGGTGATTAAAAAAGCTACCTGGCAGGGCGCCGCAAATTGCTCTGCATGGGCGCGTGGGCAGGGTTGGGCTTTGTACGGTTACACCATGATGTACCGTTTTACCAAAGATGAAACCTATTTAAAACAGGCCAAAGGTATTGCACACTTTATATTGAACCATCCAAATTTACCTGCCGATAAAATACCATTCTGGGATTTCGATGCCCAGGGGATCCCATTTGCAAAACGGGATGCTTCTGCAGGTGCGTTAATGGCTTCGGCATTATTAGAGCTTGGCCAGTATACATCTGGAAGTGAAAAAACAGAATTCAAATCTGCAGCCGAAACCATGATCTATTCGCTTTCGAGCAATGCCTATCATGCAAAATTAGGTGAAAATGGAGGTTTTTTATTGATGCACAGCACCGGTGCCTACCCATTAAACAGCGAAATAGATGTACCATTAATTTATGCTGATTATTATTATTTGGAAGCATTGGCCAGGTATAAAAAATGGTATTTATAG
- the kduI gene encoding 5-dehydro-4-deoxy-D-glucuronate isomerase, with protein MNKFESRYAQSPKEVKHMDTAALRENFLIENVFEANQVNLTLSHFDRYIVGGAMPVDQKIALPNPDDLKATYFLERRELGIINVGGKAIVTADGEKYELDYKEALYIGKGTQEVFFESASPGEAAKLYINSAPAHHSYPNKKVSKAEAEIVELGTPETANHRVINKLLVNSVLPTCQLQMGMTELKSGSVWNTMPAHTHDRRMEAYFYFEVPKGQSVCHFMGQPQETRHIWMQSDQAVISPNWSIHSGAGTSNYTFIWGMAGENLDYGDMDHCAINELK; from the coding sequence ATGAACAAATTCGAAAGCCGTTACGCTCAAAGCCCTAAAGAAGTTAAACACATGGATACCGCAGCTTTGCGGGAAAATTTCTTGATCGAAAACGTATTTGAGGCAAACCAGGTAAACCTAACCTTATCTCATTTTGACAGATATATTGTTGGGGGTGCAATGCCTGTTGATCAGAAAATAGCACTTCCAAACCCTGATGATTTAAAAGCAACCTATTTTTTAGAACGTAGGGAACTGGGCATTATTAATGTCGGCGGAAAAGCTATTGTTACTGCTGATGGCGAAAAATACGAGCTGGATTATAAAGAGGCTTTGTATATTGGTAAAGGTACCCAGGAAGTATTTTTTGAATCTGCAAGTCCTGGCGAAGCCGCAAAATTATACATCAATTCAGCTCCTGCACACCATAGCTATCCAAACAAAAAGGTAAGTAAGGCTGAAGCTGAAATTGTAGAGTTGGGTACGCCTGAAACCGCTAATCATAGGGTAATCAATAAACTGCTGGTGAATAGTGTTTTACCAACCTGCCAGTTGCAGATGGGTATGACCGAGTTAAAATCAGGTAGTGTTTGGAATACCATGCCTGCACATACGCACGATAGAAGGATGGAAGCATATTTCTATTTCGAAGTTCCGAAAGGACAGAGTGTTTGCCACTTTATGGGCCAACCACAAGAAACCCGTCATATTTGGATGCAGAGTGATCAGGCGGTAATTTCTCCAAACTGGTCTATCCATTCGGGAGCAGGTACAAGCAACTATACTTTTATTTGGGGCATGGCCGGCGAAAACTTAGATTATGGCGATATGGATCACTGTGCAATTAACGAACTGAAATAA
- a CDS encoding glycosyl hydrolase family 95 catalytic domain-containing protein, whose amino-acid sequence MQRHSSLKYCRIIINYSLLLLFSLLPRWCTAQIPAGEVNWSVFMARQNLKWDNLGKDYYSGIILGNGLLGTNIYKENDSLIRFDIGRSDVVDHREKLMPYAGKLYTQSRLPIGYFTLKTEGKITGAKIELDIYNAEAKGSISTTQGTISFTAFVAANQNVISISFNATQQEKVLAWKWNPGKSISPRYLQAYPTDKPANYQENPPVKMTTESGYTVCHQPLFNNGGYSTAYQINGNASSGKLRVSVGYDGYNNLDETKEALNSLKNFKSDEESIAAHRNWWHSYYQQSFVALPDKRMENFYWIQLYKLASVTRADKPIADLMGPWTAATPWPAIWWNLNAQLTYSPIFTANHLELGESLFKSLNVHRQNLINNVPAQWRNDAAAIGRSSSYDLVSPITEAEINKGAFEPANLTWMLYYYYQYYSYTKDEQTLRTKIYPLLKRSANFLIHQLKQDEKGIYHFPMSYSPEYKNAEDANYTLASLNWALQTLIKVNKTQQLKDADASNWDLILKNLAPFPVGDTGFLIGKDVPLNSSHRHYSHLLMIYPYRLVNWEQPENKELVSLSLKNWLSYKNALAGFSFSGAASIYAGMENGDMAYQWLNELFDRFVQANTLYRESGPVIETPLAAATSIQEMLIQSWGDKIRIFPAIPSSWKNVSFKQLRAEGAFLVSADMQNGQTKNIKIRSLKGGDLTLVSTLDKFSIRSDKRSKIDYQQYKEGEKIKIEIKNTIIGETIQLVSTFFEEKKVPGFPYSEYQNWFWGLNKK is encoded by the coding sequence ATGCAGCGTCATAGCTCATTAAAGTATTGCAGAATAATCATTAATTACAGCCTGTTACTCCTGTTTTCGTTGTTGCCGCGTTGGTGTACTGCTCAAATACCAGCTGGCGAAGTAAACTGGTCGGTATTTATGGCCCGGCAAAATTTAAAGTGGGATAATCTTGGCAAAGATTATTATAGTGGTATTATCTTGGGTAACGGGCTGCTCGGTACCAATATTTACAAAGAAAACGACAGTTTAATCCGTTTCGATATCGGTAGGAGCGATGTAGTGGATCATCGGGAGAAACTAATGCCCTATGCTGGTAAATTATATACCCAATCGCGTTTGCCAATTGGGTATTTTACGCTTAAAACTGAGGGTAAAATAACAGGAGCCAAAATAGAACTCGATATTTACAATGCCGAAGCGAAAGGCAGCATATCTACTACACAGGGAACAATCTCCTTTACCGCCTTTGTTGCGGCCAATCAAAATGTAATTAGTATTTCGTTTAATGCAACACAGCAAGAAAAAGTTTTAGCATGGAAATGGAACCCTGGTAAAAGTATCAGTCCGAGGTATCTTCAGGCCTATCCGACAGATAAACCTGCAAACTATCAGGAAAATCCTCCTGTAAAAATGACGACAGAAAGTGGTTATACTGTTTGTCATCAACCCTTATTTAATAACGGTGGTTATAGCACAGCCTATCAAATTAATGGCAATGCCAGTTCGGGCAAACTGCGCGTAAGTGTGGGCTATGATGGGTATAATAACCTCGATGAAACCAAAGAAGCCTTAAATAGCCTTAAAAATTTTAAGTCAGACGAGGAAAGTATTGCAGCACACCGCAATTGGTGGCACAGCTATTATCAGCAGAGCTTTGTTGCCCTGCCCGATAAACGCATGGAGAATTTTTATTGGATACAACTTTATAAACTCGCCTCTGTTACCCGGGCAGATAAACCTATTGCCGACTTAATGGGGCCTTGGACAGCGGCTACCCCATGGCCAGCCATCTGGTGGAATTTAAACGCCCAGCTTACCTATTCTCCAATTTTTACGGCCAACCATTTAGAACTCGGCGAATCGCTGTTTAAGTCTTTAAATGTTCACCGGCAAAATTTAATCAATAATGTTCCTGCACAATGGCGTAATGATGCTGCGGCTATAGGAAGAAGCTCTTCTTACGATCTGGTAAGTCCGATAACCGAAGCAGAGATAAACAAGGGGGCTTTTGAGCCTGCCAACCTTACCTGGATGTTATACTATTATTATCAATATTATAGCTATACCAAAGATGAGCAGACCCTCCGTACTAAAATTTATCCTTTACTGAAAAGATCTGCAAATTTTTTAATCCATCAGCTTAAGCAAGATGAGAAGGGGATTTATCATTTTCCAATGTCTTATTCACCAGAGTACAAAAATGCAGAAGATGCAAATTATACCTTAGCGAGTTTAAACTGGGCCCTTCAAACTTTAATTAAAGTAAATAAAACGCAACAATTAAAAGATGCAGATGCCAGTAACTGGGATCTGATATTGAAAAACCTAGCACCTTTTCCGGTTGGAGATACTGGTTTTTTAATCGGCAAAGATGTGCCATTAAATAGCTCGCACAGGCATTATTCACATTTACTGATGATTTACCCTTATCGCCTGGTAAATTGGGAACAACCAGAAAATAAGGAGCTGGTCAGCCTGTCTTTAAAAAACTGGCTTTCGTATAAAAATGCGCTTGCAGGATTTTCTTTTAGTGGGGCTGCTTCTATTTATGCAGGTATGGAAAACGGTGATATGGCTTACCAATGGTTAAATGAACTGTTCGATCGTTTTGTGCAGGCCAATACCCTGTACCGCGAATCAGGTCCGGTAATCGAAACACCTTTGGCAGCAGCAACCTCAATACAAGAAATGCTGATCCAAAGCTGGGGAGATAAAATCAGGATTTTTCCTGCCATTCCATCCAGCTGGAAAAACGTATCGTTTAAGCAACTTAGGGCAGAAGGTGCTTTTTTGGTCAGTGCTGATATGCAAAACGGGCAGACAAAAAATATTAAAATAAGAAGTTTAAAGGGAGGAGACTTAACACTGGTAAGCACGCTCGATAAATTTTCCATCAGATCGGATAAGCGGAGCAAAATAGATTATCAACAGTATAAAGAAGGTGAAAAAATCAAAATTGAAATTAAAAATACCATAATCGGAGAAACCATACAGCTCGTTTCTACTTTCTTTGAAGAAAAAAAAGTGCCAGGCTTCCCTTATAGTGAATACCAGAACTGGTTTTGGGGCTTAAATAAAAAATAA
- a CDS encoding polysaccharide lyase family 8 super-sandwich domain-containing protein, which produces MSVAAKAQKEPFNTVLQRINNDLQAFVKDKVLSDKIANNLKNLNADGSWADINYNDAQYDPLKRIKDMVTAYIRPSNKLYQNTQLYGSIVKSLQNWLDKNPKNKNWWYNDIFYPQAIGETLILMRNAKTQLPADLENALIKRMIRRLKTGDGANTSDEALHYLYRACLTQNKATLDSAAKYLFEPIAIADGKEGVQIDGSYYQHGKQQAIASYGRVFAGNSVNAAFYLRGTEYALPKDQLAILVNYLKNTFLKTVRGSFYDFNVRGRGISRKDSLSSGIGSMVSKIKLFDPENAAYWDASLMRTSGKKAVDYGITASHSQYWKSGYTLHLRKAYTFSVQTASTRTLRTERGNNENILGKFLSDGATNIQRSGSEYANLMPVWEWDKIPGTTSRDYPDDNGATIKSDWGIPGTTQFVGGVSDGVYGVSCYDLNYDSVQAKKAWFFFDKEVVCLGAGIKSSTKENITTTINQTWLRGRVFSSNGAQKNDKGEIWAIHDSIGYVFPQGGDLEISNKVQTGNWYRINHFQSKTELKHDVFKIWLNHGVNPQNACYQYIVVPGVDVAGLKKYNRSMIQILKNTEELQAVKHTGLNMLQAVFYKAGTLAADGLSLQVDQPCTVYIKDLSSKNPILYIADPAQANTNIKVLLKLPAMSKTQNINCNLPAGALSGATANFKIKE; this is translated from the coding sequence ATGAGTGTAGCAGCAAAAGCCCAAAAAGAACCCTTTAATACCGTTCTGCAACGTATTAATAACGATTTGCAGGCTTTTGTTAAAGATAAGGTGCTGAGTGATAAAATTGCCAATAATCTTAAAAACCTGAATGCCGATGGCAGTTGGGCCGATATCAATTATAATGATGCACAATACGATCCGCTAAAGCGCATTAAAGATATGGTAACAGCCTATATCCGTCCGTCCAATAAGCTCTATCAAAACACCCAACTCTATGGTTCAATTGTTAAATCCCTCCAAAACTGGTTGGATAAGAACCCAAAGAACAAGAATTGGTGGTATAATGACATTTTTTATCCGCAAGCTATTGGAGAAACCTTAATATTAATGCGGAATGCCAAAACACAGCTTCCCGCCGATTTGGAAAATGCATTGATCAAAAGAATGATCAGGCGTTTAAAAACGGGTGATGGGGCGAATACTTCAGATGAAGCTTTACATTATCTCTATAGGGCATGTTTAACACAGAACAAAGCAACTTTAGATTCTGCCGCGAAATACCTGTTCGAGCCTATAGCCATTGCCGATGGAAAAGAAGGTGTCCAGATAGATGGGAGTTATTACCAGCATGGAAAACAACAGGCCATTGCCAGTTATGGAAGGGTGTTTGCCGGAAATTCGGTTAATGCGGCTTTCTATTTACGTGGAACCGAATACGCCTTGCCTAAAGATCAGCTAGCAATTTTGGTTAATTATCTTAAAAATACTTTCCTGAAGACGGTGAGAGGATCATTTTATGATTTCAATGTGCGCGGCCGTGGAATTAGCCGTAAAGACTCCTTAAGTAGTGGTATTGGAAGTATGGTAAGCAAGATTAAACTGTTCGATCCTGAAAATGCTGCCTACTGGGATGCTTCGCTAATGCGAACATCAGGCAAAAAAGCAGTTGACTATGGTATTACAGCTTCCCATAGCCAATATTGGAAAAGTGGGTATACCCTTCACCTGCGTAAGGCTTATACTTTTAGCGTGCAGACTGCATCGACCAGGACTTTGCGAACTGAGCGGGGCAACAACGAAAATATACTGGGGAAATTTCTCTCTGATGGGGCAACTAATATTCAGCGTAGCGGATCAGAATACGCCAACCTGATGCCGGTTTGGGAATGGGATAAAATTCCAGGAACTACCAGTAGGGATTATCCGGATGATAATGGTGCAACTATTAAAAGTGATTGGGGAATACCTGGTACAACCCAATTTGTGGGTGGCGTTAGCGATGGTGTTTATGGCGTTTCTTGTTACGATTTAAATTACGACAGCGTTCAGGCAAAAAAGGCCTGGTTCTTTTTCGATAAGGAAGTGGTGTGCCTGGGTGCTGGAATTAAGAGCAGCACAAAAGAAAATATTACCACAACAATTAATCAGACCTGGTTAAGGGGCCGCGTGTTTTCTTCAAATGGAGCACAGAAAAATGATAAAGGCGAGATTTGGGCAATCCACGATAGTATTGGGTATGTTTTTCCTCAAGGCGGAGATTTAGAAATCAGCAACAAAGTACAAACCGGAAACTGGTACCGCATTAATCATTTTCAAAGTAAAACCGAACTAAAACATGATGTATTTAAAATTTGGTTAAATCACGGTGTAAATCCCCAAAATGCCTGTTATCAATACATTGTTGTGCCTGGTGTTGATGTTGCGGGCTTAAAAAAATACAACCGATCGATGATACAGATATTAAAAAATACGGAAGAACTGCAGGCTGTAAAACATACCGGGCTAAACATGTTACAGGCTGTATTTTATAAAGCGGGAACACTGGCGGCCGATGGTCTTTCGCTTCAGGTAGATCAGCCGTGTACGGTTTACATTAAAGATTTAAGCAGTAAAAACCCTATACTATATATTGCAGATCCAGCACAGGCCAATACAAACATCAAGGTGCTTTTAAAGTTGCCGGCCATGTCAAAAACCCAAAATATAAATTGTAACCTACCTGCCGGAGCACTTTCGGGAGCTACGGCAAACTTTAAAATCAAAGAATAA
- a CDS encoding DUF2264 domain-containing protein: MKYKLIFSALLIFSQLANAQKKPTTGTEDRAFWVKTLNRIAYPVIHNLANETLKKNMPVEKAPGYGLNVAKVTYLEALGRTIAGVAPWLALPDDETAEGKLRKNMRTELLKALANSVNPQSPDYISYRSESQPIVDAAYVAHAFLRAPKALWEPLDEVTKKRFIEEFKSLRTRSGAYNNWLLFSGLTEGFLLSIGEQYDPARVQFSINKMKEWYVGDSWYSDGEKFSMDYYNSYVIHPMLVDLLKVLVEQKKASQADYDIALKRMVRYSEYLERIISPEGTYPAYGRSITYRTAAFQALAQTALMEKLPEYVKPAQVRGGLTAVMHKLYDGNQNFDNNGWLVLGFNGHQPEVADTYTSTGSLYMATLGFLTLGLPADHKFWADAPAPWTSLKAWSGEAIKKDYKVEY, encoded by the coding sequence ATGAAATATAAACTGATTTTTTCTGCACTGCTGATTTTCTCGCAGCTTGCAAATGCGCAAAAGAAACCAACAACTGGTACTGAAGACCGTGCTTTTTGGGTGAAAACGCTTAATCGGATTGCTTATCCTGTAATCCATAATTTAGCCAACGAAACGTTGAAAAAGAATATGCCGGTAGAAAAAGCACCTGGTTATGGCTTAAATGTAGCTAAAGTTACCTATCTCGAAGCATTGGGACGTACCATTGCAGGTGTTGCGCCATGGTTGGCTTTGCCAGATGACGAGACAGCAGAAGGAAAGCTTAGAAAAAACATGCGTACCGAACTTTTAAAAGCTTTGGCCAATTCAGTAAATCCCCAGAGTCCGGATTATATTAGTTACCGTTCAGAAAGCCAGCCCATTGTTGATGCCGCTTATGTTGCCCATGCTTTTCTTCGGGCACCAAAAGCACTATGGGAACCGCTTGATGAAGTAACGAAAAAAAGGTTTATTGAAGAATTTAAATCGCTGCGCACCCGTAGCGGTGCTTATAATAACTGGCTTTTGTTTTCTGGTTTAACCGAAGGTTTTCTGTTAAGCATAGGCGAACAGTATGATCCTGCCCGTGTTCAGTTCTCAATTAATAAAATGAAAGAATGGTACGTAGGTGATAGCTGGTATAGTGATGGCGAAAAATTTAGTATGGATTATTATAACTCTTACGTCATTCACCCCATGTTGGTTGATCTTTTAAAAGTATTAGTTGAACAGAAAAAAGCATCACAGGCCGATTATGACATCGCCTTGAAAAGAATGGTACGCTATTCTGAATATTTGGAAAGGATCATTTCACCAGAGGGTACTTACCCTGCCTATGGGCGCTCGATCACTTATCGTACTGCCGCCTTTCAGGCCTTGGCTCAAACGGCTTTAATGGAAAAACTACCAGAATATGTGAAACCAGCGCAGGTTCGTGGCGGCTTAACCGCGGTAATGCATAAACTGTACGATGGAAACCAGAATTTTGATAATAATGGATGGTTGGTACTGGGTTTTAATGGTCACCAGCCCGAAGTGGCTGATACCTATACATCTACCGGAAGTTTATACATGGCCACACTTGGCTTTTTAACCTTAGGCTTGCCTGCCGATCATAAATTTTGGGCAGATGCACCAGCACCCTGGACCAGTTTAAAGGCCTGGAGTGGAGAAGCCATAAAAAAGGATTATAAAGTTGAGTATTAA
- a CDS encoding Crp/Fnr family transcriptional regulator, giving the protein MLRTNLTFLSFIERFCAENEGEAITVKNFKAGYKFIEQGEKISNIYIIKDGISKCFISEENGKDFIIEFLGKGEVVGELEALKKIDCLCNVAAISDVTTYVIPNHLFLSLISKSSEFTTILLQELSTRIIQTSTRASFQQLYTLEYALLKLLKLQADEHISISKEDMAAYLGISVRSFNRSLKQVINKEDFDTSEFKNILQLSNMKKLLERLK; this is encoded by the coding sequence ATGCTACGTACCAACCTTACTTTCTTATCTTTTATCGAACGTTTTTGTGCCGAAAATGAAGGAGAAGCCATTACAGTTAAAAACTTTAAAGCAGGATATAAATTTATTGAGCAGGGCGAAAAAATCAGCAATATCTACATCATTAAAGATGGGATCAGCAAATGTTTTATTTCTGAAGAAAACGGGAAAGATTTTATTATCGAATTTTTAGGTAAGGGCGAAGTGGTGGGCGAATTAGAAGCTTTAAAAAAGATTGATTGCCTCTGCAATGTAGCCGCTATAAGTGATGTTACCACCTATGTTATTCCTAACCATCTTTTCCTTTCGTTGATAAGCAAGAGTAGTGAATTTACTACAATCTTACTCCAGGAATTATCTACCAGAATTATACAAACTAGTACACGTGCGTCTTTTCAACAGCTATACACTTTAGAATATGCACTTTTAAAATTGCTCAAACTACAGGCCGATGAGCACATTTCGATATCAAAAGAAGACATGGCTGCCTACCTGGGTATTTCTGTAAGAAGCTTTAACAGAAGCTTAAAGCAGGTTATAAATAAAGAGGATTTTGACACATCTGAATTTAAAAACATCTTACAGCTAAGCAACATGAAAAAACTATTGGAACGATTAAAATAA